A portion of the Deinococcus peraridilitoris DSM 19664 genome contains these proteins:
- the ftsE gene encoding cell division ATP-binding protein FtsE has product MIQFHHVSLEYPVTRTLALDDLNVHIKKGEFVYLVGHSGAGKSSFMGLVLKRTLPTRGDVYVGGEPLRRYRAGRTALHRRRIGMIFQDNQLLPHLTVTDNVAFALRVTGVPRREWDGRVSASLKLVGLEHKKHALPVQLSQGEQQRVAIARAVVGEPPLLLADEPTGNLDPDNSREVLKVLQNVNLRGTTIVVATHARELVETFRHRTLTLRRGKLVRDDPYGGYAL; this is encoded by the coding sequence ATGATTCAGTTTCACCACGTGAGCCTGGAGTACCCTGTCACCCGCACGCTGGCCCTCGACGATCTGAACGTACATATCAAGAAAGGTGAGTTCGTGTATCTGGTCGGCCACAGTGGCGCGGGCAAAAGCTCGTTCATGGGGCTGGTCCTGAAACGCACGCTGCCTACGCGCGGCGATGTCTATGTGGGTGGAGAGCCGCTGCGCCGCTACCGTGCCGGGCGCACGGCCCTGCACCGGCGGCGCATCGGCATGATCTTTCAGGACAATCAGCTGCTGCCCCATCTGACCGTAACCGACAATGTCGCCTTTGCCCTGCGTGTGACGGGTGTGCCGCGCCGCGAATGGGACGGGCGCGTTTCGGCATCTCTCAAGCTGGTGGGTCTGGAGCATAAAAAGCACGCCCTGCCCGTGCAGCTGTCGCAAGGCGAACAGCAGCGCGTGGCCATCGCCCGCGCAGTGGTCGGCGAGCCCCCCCTGTTGCTCGCCGACGAGCCCACCGGCAACCTCGATCCGGACAACAGCCGTGAGGTGCTGAAAGTGCTGCAGAACGTCAATCTGCGTGGAACCACCATTGTGGTGGCCACCCACGCGCGCGAACTGGTCGAGACCTTTCGTCACCGCACGCTGACGCTGCGGCGCGGCAAGCTGGTGCGCGACGATCCGTACGGGGGGTACGCGCTGTGA
- a CDS encoding cell division protein FtsX, with protein MTYHWRQALLAMRGNLTATLSTLTTMVLALVMLGFVVLLTLNVDRTLSQLESQVEVAAFLRDGANLEELLGAVQTLPTVREASVVPKDQVLEEMTRDYPYVREAAELAGNPFPDTVRIRVSRVTDTQGVAAAVSRLPGVESVEYGAGYVDQTARILNAVRLAGYALVGLLLLGTLFNILNAVRVAMYARRSEITVMRLLGATRGFIRLPYLIEGVLLGLLGAALAGAILYPGYTVLTDRVSLLVPALPLVRDQLLLLQLLGVLAGLGVLVGLLGSVVASARYLRELE; from the coding sequence GTGACCTATCACTGGCGTCAGGCGCTGCTGGCGATGCGGGGCAACCTGACCGCGACGCTGTCCACCCTGACCACGATGGTGCTGGCCCTGGTGATGCTGGGTTTCGTGGTGCTCCTCACCCTCAACGTGGACCGTACACTCTCGCAACTCGAATCACAAGTGGAGGTCGCCGCCTTTCTGCGCGACGGCGCGAACCTCGAAGAACTGCTGGGCGCGGTCCAGACCCTGCCCACCGTGCGTGAAGCGAGCGTGGTGCCCAAGGATCAGGTGCTCGAGGAGATGACGCGTGATTACCCGTACGTGCGGGAAGCGGCAGAGCTGGCCGGCAACCCTTTTCCGGACACCGTGCGGATCCGGGTCTCGCGGGTGACGGACACCCAGGGCGTGGCCGCCGCCGTCTCACGGCTGCCCGGCGTCGAGAGCGTCGAGTACGGTGCGGGCTACGTCGATCAGACGGCGCGCATCCTGAACGCCGTGCGTCTGGCAGGGTACGCGCTGGTGGGACTGCTGCTGCTCGGGACGCTCTTCAACATCCTGAACGCGGTGCGTGTGGCGATGTACGCCCGACGCAGCGAAATCACCGTGATGCGGCTGCTGGGGGCGACCCGCGGCTTTATCCGCCTGCCGTACCTGATCGAAGGTGTGTTGCTGGGCCTCCTGGGCGCGGCACTGGCCGGCGCCATCCTGTATCCGGGCTATACGGTGCTGACCGATCGCGTCTCGCTGCTCGTACCTGCCTTGCCGCTGGTGCGTGACCAACTGCTGCTGCTGCAGTTGCTGGGCGTGCTGGCCGGGCTGGGGGTGCTGGTGGGCCTTCTGGGGAGTGTGGTGGCCTCGGCCCGGTACCTGCGGGAGCTGGAGTGA
- a CDS encoding murein hydrolase activator EnvC family protein — MNERARNATGVWRAFALLGLLALGTLTGAQTTSQKLQQLQRELTEQRSLSEAQRQRLEELRRNIASLGQQQRETLGRLDALGEDIAVMESQGRQLQLRVQGVEQEIRRLEGLIELSSARIERLKTSVRTLMRTVQRERSSMYLQVLSQAKSLPDLLIRMRYANALGQQNVRLVRTLKQETETLQELRARQLDQQAQLEALQRDLQAKLEAVRERRTEQQALLAELQRSAQGQQALALQTQAQQQVTARGIEGLVSGILQERARLEAERKAREEAERKRREEEARRLREAQERLRLERERLARLARERLAAQQAAERLAAQQAAQRAAQQEAARRAAQQAAERQAAQQAAAQAQRQVEREEQAITARQQQLQQQEAQAATLSVPLPDNVGRLSVPLAGGRVSVPFGREGSWTVLSSEPGAQVVAAADGEVIGETTYANEGWVVLVRHTPTLFTVYSGLQQPSVSTGARVSRGQGLGFAGGSPLLGADSIRFQVVVSQNGAQRYVAPEF; from the coding sequence GTGAACGAGCGGGCACGGAACGCCACGGGCGTCTGGCGTGCCTTCGCGCTGCTGGGGCTGCTGGCGCTCGGTACGCTGACGGGCGCGCAGACGACTTCGCAGAAACTGCAGCAGCTGCAGCGAGAATTGACCGAACAGCGCTCTCTCAGCGAGGCGCAGCGTCAGCGGCTCGAAGAACTGCGGCGCAATATCGCCTCACTCGGTCAGCAGCAACGTGAGACGCTCGGTCGCCTGGACGCGCTGGGCGAGGATATCGCCGTGATGGAAAGTCAGGGGCGTCAGTTGCAGCTGCGCGTGCAGGGCGTCGAACAGGAAATTAGGCGGCTGGAGGGTCTGATCGAGCTTTCCAGTGCACGCATCGAACGCCTCAAGACGAGCGTGCGCACCCTGATGCGCACCGTGCAGCGTGAACGCTCCTCGATGTATCTGCAGGTTCTGTCACAGGCCAAAAGCCTGCCGGACCTGCTGATCCGCATGCGGTATGCCAACGCCCTGGGCCAGCAGAACGTGCGGCTGGTCCGCACGCTCAAGCAGGAGACCGAGACGCTCCAGGAATTGCGGGCACGGCAGCTGGACCAGCAGGCCCAGTTGGAAGCCTTGCAGCGCGATTTACAAGCCAAGCTGGAAGCCGTGCGCGAGCGCCGCACGGAGCAGCAGGCGCTGCTGGCAGAGCTGCAACGCTCGGCGCAGGGTCAGCAGGCCCTGGCCCTGCAGACACAGGCCCAGCAGCAGGTCACCGCGCGGGGCATCGAGGGGCTGGTCTCCGGCATCCTTCAGGAACGCGCCCGGCTGGAAGCCGAGCGCAAGGCGCGCGAGGAAGCCGAGCGCAAGAGGCGTGAGGAAGAAGCCCGCCGCCTTCGCGAAGCCCAGGAACGGTTGCGCCTGGAGCGTGAGCGGCTGGCACGACTGGCCCGTGAGCGGCTCGCAGCGCAGCAGGCCGCCGAAAGATTGGCCGCCCAGCAGGCGGCACAGCGCGCCGCGCAACAGGAAGCCGCTCGGCGCGCCGCGCAGCAGGCCGCAGAACGTCAGGCGGCGCAGCAGGCCGCTGCCCAGGCCCAGAGGCAAGTCGAGCGCGAGGAGCAGGCAATCACGGCCCGGCAGCAGCAGCTGCAACAACAGGAAGCGCAGGCAGCCACCCTGAGCGTGCCCCTGCCCGACAACGTCGGACGGCTCAGCGTCCCGCTGGCGGGCGGAAGGGTGTCGGTGCCTTTTGGGCGTGAAGGCAGTTGGACAGTGCTTTCCAGCGAGCCCGGAGCGCAGGTGGTCGCCGCTGCCGACGGCGAGGTGATCGGTGAGACCACGTACGCCAACGAGGGCTGGGTGGTGCTGGTGAGGCACACCCCCACCCTGTTTACGGTGTACAGCGGGCTCCAGCAGCCCAGTGTGAGCACGGGTGCCCGCGTATCGCGTGGGCAGGGCCTGGGCTTTGCGGGCGGATCGCCCCTGCTGGGCGCCGACAGCATCCGCTTTCAGGTGGTGGTCAGCCAGAACGGCGCTCAGCGCTATGTGGCCCCGGAGTTTTGA
- the rpsP gene encoding 30S ribosomal protein S16, whose translation MVKIRLSRFGSKHNPHYRIVVADVRRPRDGGYIENLGHYDPRKTTENYLKVDVERARHWLAQGAQPTQTALRLLKAQGVFARNTEQASA comes from the coding sequence ATGGTCAAAATTCGTTTGTCCCGTTTCGGCTCCAAGCACAACCCCCACTACCGTATTGTCGTCGCCGACGTTCGTCGTCCGCGCGACGGTGGGTACATCGAAAACCTCGGGCATTACGATCCCCGCAAGACCACCGAGAACTACCTCAAGGTGGACGTGGAGCGCGCCCGTCACTGGCTCGCGCAGGGCGCCCAGCCCACCCAGACCGCACTGCGTCTCCTCAAAGCGCAAGGTGTGTTTGCCAGGAACACCGAGCAAGCCTCGGCCTGA